Proteins encoded by one window of Sphaerodactylus townsendi isolate TG3544 linkage group LG02, MPM_Stown_v2.3, whole genome shotgun sequence:
- the NUDT8 gene encoding mitochondrial coenzyme A diphosphatase NUDT8 isoform X2 — protein MFPALRHLCQGIPPSPVSNVGLVRRYLSWENEQRCRRLLQASTTQYKKEPVSAAVLVSLCTVAGVPAVLYTLRSSTMTGTHKGDVSFPGGKRDSRDRDAIATALRETHEELNLQLGEDCVWGVMKPVPDRRGLAVAPVLANLGPLEHLTLKPNSQEVETVFTLSISHLLQEENQGYTNFCQKRQYSYTLPVFLHGPHRIWGLTAIITDLTLELLAPETYHRRTRIQATR, from the exons ATGTTTCCAGCTCTTCGCCACCTCTGCCAGGGTATTCCCCCTTCACCTGTTTCCAATGTGGGCCTAGTACGCAGATACTTATCCTGGGAAAATGAACAACGCTGTCGCAGGTTGCTGCAGGCATCCACCACCCAGTATAAAAAAGAGCCTGTGTCAGCAGCTGTTCTAGTGTCTCTGTGTACTGTGGCGGGGGTTCCAGCTGTCCTGTACACTCTGCGTTCCAGCACCATGACTGGCACACACAAAGGAGATGTCAG CTTCCCAGGTGGTAAGCGTGACTCCCGTGACCGTGATGCCATCGCCACAGCACTCAGGGAGACTCATGAAGAGCTGAACTTGCAACTAGGGGAAGACTGCGTCTGGGGAGTCATGAAACCTGTGCCTGACAGG AGAGGATTGGCTGTTGCTCCTGTTCTTGCAAACCTGGGTCCTCTGGAGCATCTGACCCTGAAGCCTAACTCCCAGGAG GTTGAGACTGTGTTCACACTTTCCATTTCCCACTTGCTGCAAGAAGAAAACCAGGGCTACACAAACTTCTGCCAGAAGAGGCAGTACAGCTACACATTGCCTGTCTTTCTGCATGGTCCTCACCGCATATGGGGTCTCACAGCAATAATCACTGATTTGACTCTAGAATTACTGGCTCCAGAAACGTACCACAGGCGGACTCGAATTCAGGCCACTCGCTGA
- the GSTP1 gene encoding glutathione S-transferase P has translation MPGKYTITYFPVRGRCEATRILLADQGQEWTEDVVTGEIWQKGDLKKSCVFGQLPRFQDGDFILYQSNAILRHLARNHGLYGQDAREATLLDMVNDGVEDLRVKYARLIYQNYEDGKAPYVEALPGELRPFENLLAQNNGGKAFIVGKQISFADYNLLDILHAHLVLAPDCLASLPLLAGYVQRLNARPLLKAFLESDAHKKRPINGNGKQ, from the exons A TGCCTGGCAAATACACAATCACCTACTTCCCTGTACGTG GACGCTGTGAGGCCACACGGATTCTGCTGGCTGACCAGGGTCAGGAGTGGACAGAGGATGTGGTGACTGGGGAAATATGGCAGAAAGGAGACCTCAAGAAATCATGT GTTTTTGGGCAGTTGCCTAGATTTCAAGACGGAGACTTCATTCTGTACCAGTCAAATGCTATTCTACGTCACTTGGCTCGGAACCATG GACTCTATGGTCAAGATGCACGGGAAGCAACGCTGCTGGACATGGTGAATGATGGCGTGGAGGACCTGCGTGTGAAATATGCTCGCCTCATCTATCAGAACTAT GAGGATGGCAAAGCCCCTTATGTTGAGGCCCTGCCAGGGGAGCTGCGTCCTTTTGAGAATCTTCTGGCTCAGAATAATGGTGGAAAAGCCTTCATTGTAGGCAAACAG ATCTCCTTTGCAGACTATAATTTGCTGGACATACTTCATGCGCACCTGGTCCTGGCACCTGACTGCCTGGCTTCTCTGCCCTTGCTGGCTGGCTATGTGCAGCGGCTCAACGCCCGGCCCCTTCTCAAGGCTTTCCTGGAATCTGATGCCCACAAGAAGCGCCCAATCAATGGGAATGGCAAGCAGTGA
- the NUDT8 gene encoding mitochondrial coenzyme A diphosphatase NUDT8 isoform X1, translating into MIGFTFLLSTINTKHCNSAVYAKPLLEADRVPWGRITPADPARGGALDPIGGRGCPSLSFPPAWVAEKTPCLGTREGRFLLLLGGSASFYTQTPAISHLLGQAGKLSGGIMFPALRHLCQGIPPSPVSNVGLVRRYLSWENEQRCRRLLQASTTQYKKEPVSAAVLVSLCTVAGVPAVLYTLRSSTMTGTHKGDVSFPGGKRDSRDRDAIATALRETHEELNLQLGEDCVWGVMKPVPDRRGLAVAPVLANLGPLEHLTLKPNSQEVETVFTLSISHLLQEENQGYTNFCQKRQYSYTLPVFLHGPHRIWGLTAIITDLTLELLAPETYHRRTRIQATR; encoded by the exons ATGATCGGTTTCACGTTCTTATTAAGCACTATCAACACTAAGCACTGCAACTCAGCGGTCTATGCCAAGCCCCTCCTCGAAGCTGACAGAGTGCCGTGGGGGCGAATCACGCCTGCGGATCCAGCTAGGGGCGGGGCGTTGGATCCCATTGGCGGTCGTGGGTGCCCCAGTCTCTCTTTCCCGCCAGCCTGGGTTGCAGAGAAGACTCCGTGCCTAGGAACTCGAGAAGGTCGTTTCCTTTTATTGCTTGGCGGAAGTGCGTCTTTTTACACGCAGACGCCGGCGATTTCTCATTTGTTGGGGCAAGCTGGGAAGCTTTCCGGG GGCATTATGTTTCCAGCTCTTCGCCACCTCTGCCAGGGTATTCCCCCTTCACCTGTTTCCAATGTGGGCCTAGTACGCAGATACTTATCCTGGGAAAATGAACAACGCTGTCGCAGGTTGCTGCAGGCATCCACCACCCAGTATAAAAAAGAGCCTGTGTCAGCAGCTGTTCTAGTGTCTCTGTGTACTGTGGCGGGGGTTCCAGCTGTCCTGTACACTCTGCGTTCCAGCACCATGACTGGCACACACAAAGGAGATGTCAG CTTCCCAGGTGGTAAGCGTGACTCCCGTGACCGTGATGCCATCGCCACAGCACTCAGGGAGACTCATGAAGAGCTGAACTTGCAACTAGGGGAAGACTGCGTCTGGGGAGTCATGAAACCTGTGCCTGACAGG AGAGGATTGGCTGTTGCTCCTGTTCTTGCAAACCTGGGTCCTCTGGAGCATCTGACCCTGAAGCCTAACTCCCAGGAG GTTGAGACTGTGTTCACACTTTCCATTTCCCACTTGCTGCAAGAAGAAAACCAGGGCTACACAAACTTCTGCCAGAAGAGGCAGTACAGCTACACATTGCCTGTCTTTCTGCATGGTCCTCACCGCATATGGGGTCTCACAGCAATAATCACTGATTTGACTCTAGAATTACTGGCTCCAGAAACGTACCACAGGCGGACTCGAATTCAGGCCACTCGCTGA
- the NDUFV1 gene encoding NADH dehydrogenase [ubiquinone] flavoprotein 1, mitochondrial, with protein sequence MLVVRPLFLRGGCAPARFLSAAAASESAPPKKTQFGPLKDEDRIFTNLYGRHEWRLKGALSRGDWYKTKEILLKGVDWILNEIKISGLRGRGGAGFPTGLKWSFMNKPPDGRPKYLVVNADEGEPGTCKDREIMRHDPHKLVEGCLVAGRAMGARAAYIYIRGEFYNEASNLQVAIKEAYEAGLVGKNACGSGYDFDVFVARGAGAYICGEETALIESLEGKQGKPRLKPPFPADVGVFGCPTTVANVETVAVAPTICRRGGIWFASFGRERNSGTKLFNISGHVNTPCTVEEEMSIPMRDLIERHAGGVRGGWDNLLAVIPGGSSTPLIPKSVCETVPMDFDGLIQAQTGLGTAALIVMDKSTDIVRAIARLIEFYKHESCGQCTPCREGVDWMNKVMWRFVRGNAQVAEIDALWEISKQIEGHTICALGDGAAWPVQGLIRHFRPELEERMRQYHELKVQQASG encoded by the exons ATGCTGGTCGTCCGGCCTCTCTTCCTCCGTGGAGGCTGTGCTCCGGCTCGCTTCCTTTCTGCTGCGGCTGCTTCGGAGTCG GCGCCCCCTAAGAAAACCCAGTTTGGTCCACTCAAGGATGAGGATCGCATTTTCACAAACCTTTATGGCCGCCATGAGTGGAG GTTGAAAGGGGCTTTGAGCCGAGGTGACTGGTACAAAACCAAAGAAATTCTGCTGAAGGGTGTTGACTGGATCTTGAATGAGATTAAGATTTCTGGTTTGAGAGGCCGGGGTGGAGCTGGCTTCCCCACTGGCCTTAAGTGGAGCTTCATGAATAAGCCCCCAGATGGCAG GCCCAAATATTTAGTAGTGAATGCTGATGAGGGGGAGCCAGGAACCTGTAAAGACAGGGAGATCATGCGCCATGACCCTCACAAGCTTGTAGAGGGCTGTCTTGTGGCAGGACGAGCTATGGGGGCACGAGCTGCCTACATCTACATTCGTGGAGAGTTTTATAATGAAGCCTCAAACTTGCAG GTGGCGATCAAGGAGGCCTACGAGGCAGGACTGGTGGGCAAGAATGCTTGTGGATCAGGATATGACTTTGATGTCTTTGTGGCAAGAGGGGCTGGTGCCTATATTTGCGGCGAGGAGACGGCACTTATTGAATCACTTGAGGGCAAGCAGGGCAAGCCACGCCTCAAGCCACCTTTCCCAGCTGACGTGG GAGTATTTGGTTGCCCAACAACAGTGGCAAATGTTGAGACAGTTGCTGTAGCCCCCACTATCTGCCGTCGAGGAGGTATTTGGTTTGCTAGCTTTGGGCGTGAGCGCAATTCTGGAACCAAGCTCTTCAATATCTCAGGCCATGTCAACACACCCTGTACTGTGGAAGAGGAGATGTCAATACCAATGCGTGATCTGATTGAGCGACATGCAG GGGGTGTGAGAGGTGGCTGGGATAACCTGCTCGCTGTGATTCCTGGAGGCTCATCCACTCCCCTCATCCCCAAGTCTGTGTGTGAGACAGTTCCAATGGACTTTGACGGGCTCATACAGGCACAGACTGGCCTCGGCACAGCAGCTCTCATTGTCATGGACAAATCG aCAGACATAGTTCGAGCTATTGCCCGCCTCATTGAATTCTACAAGCACGAGAGCTGTGGTCAGTGTACTCCATGCCGGGAAG GTGTGGACTGGATGAACAAAGTGATGTGGCGGTTTGTGAGAGGCAATGCACAAGTGGCAGAGATTGATGCGCTATGGGAGATTAGCAAGCAGATTGAGGGCCATACCATCTGTGCCCTGGGAGATGGGGCTGCTTGGCCTGTACAG GGACTGATTCGTCACTTCCGGCCAGAGCTTGAAGAACGGATGAGACAGTATCATGAACTGAAGGTGCAGCAGGCGTCAGGATGA